The Parvibaculaceae bacterium PLY_AMNH_Bact1 genome window below encodes:
- the pip gene encoding prolyl aminopeptidase (Derived by automated computational analysis using gene prediction method: Protein Homology. GO_function: GO:0004177 - aminopeptidase activity [Evidence IEA]; GO_process: GO:0030163 - protein catabolic process [Evidence IEA]), with protein sequence MPLTDPVTGAERRPLYPEIAPYTSGMLAVSPVHTLFYEECGNPDGKPVVILHGGPGGGCNPTMRRTHNPDAYRIILFDQRGCGRSSPHAELEGNTTWDLVADIERLREHLGIETWQVCGGSWGSCLALAYAETHPTRVSELVMRGIFTLRPRELHWFYQEGTDALYPDAWEKFIAPIPEAERGDLMAAYYKRLTGKDEEVKLACARAWSVWEGTTLSLLEDPERAARFDDPHFALAFARIECHYFVNKGFFEPQDQLIQNAHKLNGIPGVIAQGRYDVVTPMFTAWDLAKGWETGKLNIVPDAGHTATEPGIVDVMIRATDRYGGL encoded by the coding sequence ATGCCTCTCACTGACCCGGTCACCGGTGCTGAACGGCGCCCTCTTTATCCTGAAATCGCCCCCTACACGTCCGGCATGCTCGCCGTATCGCCCGTCCATACGCTGTTCTATGAAGAGTGTGGCAACCCGGATGGCAAACCGGTCGTCATCCTGCACGGTGGTCCGGGCGGCGGATGCAACCCGACAATGCGGCGCACCCACAACCCTGACGCGTACCGAATCATTTTGTTCGACCAACGCGGTTGTGGCCGCTCAAGCCCCCACGCCGAGCTCGAAGGCAACACGACCTGGGACCTGGTCGCTGACATTGAGCGTCTTCGCGAACATCTAGGGATTGAGACATGGCAGGTCTGCGGGGGGTCCTGGGGATCATGTCTCGCCCTTGCCTATGCGGAGACGCACCCGACCCGGGTCAGCGAACTTGTCATGCGGGGCATTTTCACGCTGCGCCCCAGAGAGCTTCACTGGTTTTACCAAGAGGGAACCGACGCCCTCTATCCCGACGCTTGGGAAAAGTTCATTGCTCCCATCCCGGAAGCCGAGCGTGGCGACCTGATGGCCGCCTATTACAAGCGCCTTACCGGCAAGGATGAAGAGGTCAAGCTCGCCTGCGCCCGAGCCTGGTCGGTCTGGGAAGGAACAACGCTTTCCCTTTTGGAAGATCCTGAGCGCGCGGCGCGCTTTGATGATCCCCATTTCGCCTTGGCGTTTGCGCGGATCGAGTGCCACTACTTTGTAAACAAAGGATTTTTCGAGCCGCAGGATCAGTTGATCCAGAACGCCCACAAGCTCAATGGTATTCCAGGCGTCATCGCCCAGGGCCGCTATGACGTGGTGACGCCTATGTTTACAGCCTGGGACCTCGCCAAAGGTTGGGAAACCGGGAAACTGAACATCGTGCCCGATGCCGGCCATACCGCGACAGAACCGGGAATTGTTGATGTCATGATCCGCGCCACCGACCGCTACGGGGGACTGTAA
- a CDS encoding ribonucleoside-diphosphate reductase subunit alpha (Derived by automated computational analysis using gene prediction method: Protein Homology. GO_function: GO:0004748 - ribonucleoside-diphosphate reductase activity, thioredoxin disulfide as acceptor [Evidence IEA]; GO_process: GO:0006260 - DNA replication [Evidence IEA]) gives MFNDTSKSVDLSGVEATVSAIITGERQAVRRVKGADTAEPEMPFEAADQTVQYEGRPSVKVDRSRDALLTEFGKATLTDRYLMPGESFQDLFARVASYYADKDDPDHAQRLYDYISKLWFMPATPVLSNGGTERGLPISCFLNEANDTLEGIVGLWNENVWLAAKGGGIGSYWGNLRSIGEKVGGNGKTSGIVPFIRVMDSLTLAISQGSLRRGSAACYLPIDHPEVEEFIEIRRPTGGDPNRKALNLHHGILISDAFMRAVENDEDWALLSPKDKSVQKTVSARSLWIRMLTARIETGEPYMIFKDTVNNARPEQQKLAGLEVKTSNLCAEITLPTGIDHHGKARTAVCCLSSLNVEKFQEWESHPQFIEDVMRFLDNVIQDFIDRAPDEMAQAKYSAMRERSVGLGVMGFHSFMQANMIPFEGVMAKVWNKKIFKHIDDQADAASKKLAEERGACPDAADYGIMERFSNKSAVAPTASISIICGGTSAGIEPIAANSFTHKTLSGSHNVRNRHLTKLLEEKGRNDDETWSSIVTNGGSIAHLDFLDDLEKDVFKTAFEIDQRWVIEHAGDRAPMIDQAQSVNLFVPANVNKRELHQLHFQAWKQGVKSLYYCRSLSIQRAESDSSHLAKEAANAAEKASGAADIPLKTLTEVAVETRLTQNEQPAKVNPAEMNDYDECLACQ, from the coding sequence ATGTTCAATGATACGTCCAAATCGGTCGATCTTTCTGGGGTCGAGGCCACCGTTTCGGCGATTATTACAGGTGAACGTCAAGCTGTTCGCCGGGTGAAAGGCGCGGACACCGCGGAACCGGAAATGCCATTCGAAGCTGCAGATCAGACGGTCCAATATGAAGGCCGTCCATCGGTGAAAGTTGATCGCTCCCGCGATGCACTGCTGACTGAGTTCGGCAAAGCGACTCTGACCGACCGCTATCTGATGCCGGGTGAAAGCTTCCAGGACCTGTTTGCCCGTGTTGCAAGCTACTACGCCGACAAAGACGATCCGGACCACGCTCAGCGTCTCTATGACTACATCTCAAAGCTTTGGTTCATGCCAGCGACCCCCGTTCTCTCGAACGGCGGCACGGAGCGCGGCCTGCCCATTTCCTGCTTCCTGAACGAAGCCAATGACACGCTGGAAGGGATTGTTGGCCTCTGGAACGAAAATGTCTGGCTCGCAGCTAAGGGCGGCGGCATCGGCTCTTATTGGGGCAACCTTCGCTCCATCGGCGAAAAAGTCGGCGGCAATGGCAAAACAAGCGGCATCGTGCCTTTCATCCGTGTGATGGATAGCCTGACGCTCGCGATCAGCCAGGGCTCCCTGCGACGTGGCTCGGCTGCCTGCTACCTGCCGATTGACCACCCGGAAGTCGAAGAGTTCATTGAGATCCGCCGTCCAACAGGTGGCGATCCGAACCGCAAGGCGCTCAACCTCCACCACGGCATTCTGATTTCTGACGCGTTCATGCGCGCAGTGGAGAATGATGAGGACTGGGCGCTTCTCTCGCCAAAAGACAAGTCGGTTCAGAAGACAGTCTCTGCCCGCTCGCTCTGGATCCGCATGCTCACTGCTCGGATTGAAACCGGCGAGCCCTACATGATCTTCAAGGACACGGTGAACAATGCGCGCCCTGAGCAGCAAAAGCTTGCGGGCCTTGAGGTAAAGACTTCAAACCTCTGCGCTGAAATCACCCTGCCCACCGGCATTGACCATCATGGCAAGGCTCGGACCGCGGTCTGCTGCCTCTCCTCCTTGAATGTTGAAAAGTTCCAGGAGTGGGAAAGCCACCCGCAATTCATCGAAGATGTGATGCGCTTCCTCGACAATGTCATTCAGGACTTTATCGACCGCGCACCGGACGAAATGGCGCAAGCCAAATATTCCGCCATGCGCGAGCGTTCTGTCGGCCTTGGCGTCATGGGCTTCCACTCCTTCATGCAGGCCAACATGATCCCGTTTGAGGGCGTGATGGCGAAGGTCTGGAACAAGAAGATCTTCAAGCATATTGATGATCAGGCCGATGCAGCCTCAAAGAAGCTGGCTGAAGAGCGCGGCGCCTGCCCGGATGCCGCGGACTACGGCATCATGGAACGCTTCTCCAACAAGTCTGCCGTGGCACCAACCGCATCCATCTCCATCATCTGTGGTGGCACAAGTGCGGGCATTGAGCCCATCGCGGCAAACAGCTTCACGCACAAAACGCTTTCGGGCTCCCACAATGTGCGCAACCGACACCTCACCAAATTGCTGGAAGAAAAAGGCCGCAATGATGATGAGACATGGTCGTCCATCGTCACCAATGGCGGCTCTATCGCCCATCTCGATTTTCTGGATGATCTGGAGAAAGACGTCTTCAAGACCGCCTTTGAAATCGATCAGCGCTGGGTCATTGAGCATGCAGGTGACCGCGCGCCGATGATTGATCAGGCGCAAAGCGTGAACCTCTTCGTGCCCGCCAATGTGAACAAGCGCGAGCTGCACCAGCTCCACTTCCAGGCCTGGAAGCAGGGCGTGAAATCGCTTTACTATTGCCGTTCTCTCTCGATCCAGCGGGCCGAAAGCGATAGCTCGCATCTTGCCAAGGAAGCCGCGAACGCAGCAGAGAAGGCAAGTGGCGCAGCGGACATTCCGCTGAAGACGCTCACGGAAGTTGCTGTGGAAACACGTCTGACCCAGAACGAGCAGCCTGCGAAGGTGAATCCGGCAGAGATGAACGATTATGACGAGTGTCTCGCCTGCCAGTAA
- a CDS encoding ribonucleotide-diphosphate reductase subunit beta (Derived by automated computational analysis using gene prediction method: Protein Homology. GO_function: GO:0016491 - oxidoreductase activity [Evidence IEA]; GO_process: GO:0009263 - deoxyribonucleotide biosynthetic process [Evidence IEA]), with amino-acid sequence MSLLEERATYKPFRYPWAYDAWLTQQRIHWLPEEVPLADDVKDWAKVLTEGDRNLLTQIFRFFVQADVEVNNCYMKHYSRVFMPTEVQMMLAAFSNIETVHISAYSHLLDTIGMPETEYEAFLKYGEMKDKYDYMQEWGVETKADIAKTLAVFGAFTEGVQLFASFAILLNFPRFNKMKGMGQIITWSARDESLHTESAIKLFRTFIEENPELWNEELQKDIYKACETIITHEDAFIDLAFEMGSVEGLSAEEVKSYIRWIANRRLTQLGLLPIYRVDKNPLPWMDEMLNGIEHANFFENRATEYSKASTEGTWEEAFD; translated from the coding sequence ATGTCCCTTCTTGAAGAACGCGCAACCTACAAGCCCTTCCGCTACCCCTGGGCCTATGACGCCTGGTTGACCCAGCAGCGCATTCACTGGCTGCCGGAAGAAGTGCCGCTGGCTGACGATGTGAAGGACTGGGCGAAGGTCCTGACCGAGGGCGACCGCAATCTCTTGACGCAAATTTTCCGCTTCTTCGTGCAGGCCGATGTGGAAGTAAACAATTGCTACATGAAGCACTATTCCCGTGTCTTCATGCCCACAGAAGTGCAGATGATGCTGGCGGCCTTCTCCAATATTGAGACGGTCCACATCTCCGCCTATTCCCACCTGCTCGACACCATCGGCATGCCCGAGACGGAGTATGAAGCCTTCCTCAAATATGGGGAGATGAAGGACAAGTACGACTATATGCAGGAATGGGGTGTGGAGACGAAGGCAGACATTGCCAAGACGCTTGCCGTCTTTGGCGCCTTCACCGAAGGCGTGCAGCTCTTTGCCAGTTTTGCCATCTTGCTCAACTTCCCGCGCTTTAATAAGATGAAGGGCATGGGCCAGATCATCACCTGGTCCGCGCGCGACGAGTCGCTTCACACAGAAAGTGCCATCAAGCTCTTCCGCACCTTCATTGAGGAAAACCCGGAGCTCTGGAATGAAGAGCTGCAGAAGGACATCTACAAGGCGTGCGAGACCATCATCACCCACGAGGATGCGTTTATCGATCTCGCTTTTGAAATGGGCTCGGTCGAAGGCCTCTCAGCAGAAGAAGTGAAAAGCTACATCCGCTGGATCGCCAATCGTAGGCTGACACAGCTCGGACTTCTCCCCATCTACCGGGTCGACAAGAACCCGCTGCCCTGGATGGACGAAATGCTGAACGGCATTGAGCACGCAAACTTCTTTGAAAACCGCGCGACGGAATATTCCAAAGCCTCCACGGAAGGCACCTGGGAAGAAGCGTTCGATTGA
- a CDS encoding AAA family ATPase (Derived by automated computational analysis using gene prediction method: Protein Homology.) yields MADQPLFKNLKRAQIPGVFSDYVPDDATPDFLRFNLIYGFNGTGKSTLSRIFRCLSSDKDADLPDGGSFQMELTDSSILGSSTENASVSEKISVFNDDFVEANFRWKMGDASPVVFFGAQSTSLSLTVERVEQYREVARTRKEAAAEQQKQTQEKLTLFKRNVGRQVAEALNLGRSYTGTNVATDYASGLSGTTELSSETYLAKKKIANQVEQQATLKKVMLEHKNLEEVFSNASEICKFSLAVSTLKDVAEHMLMVPWIEQGFKYHTDKHLNTCLFCGSELTQTRLASLEASIDERLERQETCLQTADENTAAARSSMERLQLSVPSPAELSADLQAVFQTQSSHLEANIDDLKGYLDLTLSRLGEKRTSPHRALVAFSDKERSAITQLLEETDKQIALINVLIENHNEQADKFSTTKKLAADDVKGHLLIRERTEYTQLSDAAAAADAELERRETLYVRSAEAVESLRAKLRNHGAAAEAINPLVAAYLGHNQLELRTAELGYQIIRAGMPLTQPPSEGEKTAFALCYFLVKLREQDRKISDSIIVLDDPVSSLDTRSVGHALSLIQANTETASQVFILTHHLHFMNEVKKWLRPKYKRQPPEAGFFFIETLQDPTTGHRRSRLRKLPKLLRSADSEYLYLVSIVLEYLDSDPRHDFQFLYLLPNAMRKVLELFLEFKLPKMNFTDKMSHEIVTGSGLSNAELSALTRLVHLESHSDDLSRLIEWSTPTIEEIERSAVALMLLIEKLDPDHYARLNK; encoded by the coding sequence ATGGCAGACCAACCACTGTTCAAAAACCTAAAAAGAGCTCAAATTCCTGGTGTTTTTTCCGATTATGTTCCCGATGACGCCACGCCAGACTTTCTGAGATTCAATCTCATCTATGGCTTCAACGGGACCGGCAAATCGACGTTATCCCGGATTTTCAGATGTCTAAGCTCAGACAAGGACGCAGACCTGCCCGATGGTGGTTCCTTTCAAATGGAGCTAACAGATTCATCAATACTGGGCTCCAGCACCGAAAATGCGTCGGTATCGGAGAAAATCTCGGTGTTCAACGATGACTTCGTTGAAGCCAACTTTCGCTGGAAGATGGGCGACGCCTCTCCAGTTGTTTTCTTTGGAGCTCAGTCGACAAGTCTGTCCTTAACAGTCGAGAGAGTTGAACAGTACAGAGAGGTAGCGAGGACCAGAAAGGAAGCTGCAGCTGAACAGCAAAAACAAACTCAAGAAAAACTCACGCTTTTCAAACGTAATGTCGGACGACAGGTCGCCGAGGCACTAAACTTGGGTCGTTCATACACGGGGACCAATGTCGCTACTGACTATGCCAGCGGGCTTTCGGGCACCACGGAGCTAAGCAGCGAGACCTATTTGGCAAAGAAGAAGATTGCTAACCAAGTAGAACAACAGGCAACACTGAAAAAGGTGATGCTTGAACACAAAAATCTAGAAGAAGTGTTCTCTAACGCATCAGAAATCTGCAAATTTTCGCTCGCGGTATCGACACTGAAGGACGTGGCGGAACACATGTTGATGGTTCCGTGGATAGAGCAAGGTTTCAAATATCACACTGATAAACATCTCAACACTTGCCTCTTTTGTGGGAGCGAACTGACCCAAACTCGTCTCGCTTCACTCGAGGCATCGATAGATGAGCGGCTTGAAAGACAGGAAACTTGTTTGCAAACGGCAGACGAGAACACAGCTGCAGCGCGTAGCAGCATGGAGCGCTTACAACTGTCTGTACCATCACCAGCAGAATTGAGCGCCGATCTACAAGCAGTGTTTCAAACGCAAAGCTCACACCTAGAAGCCAACATTGATGACCTTAAAGGGTATTTGGACCTAACGCTCAGCCGGTTGGGAGAAAAGAGAACATCCCCACATCGGGCACTAGTCGCATTTAGCGATAAAGAGCGGAGTGCAATCACGCAGCTTCTAGAAGAAACTGACAAACAGATAGCCCTCATCAATGTCCTTATCGAAAACCACAACGAACAAGCTGACAAGTTTAGCACGACAAAGAAATTGGCAGCCGATGATGTAAAGGGGCACTTGCTAATACGTGAACGCACTGAATACACACAACTGTCTGACGCGGCGGCAGCGGCTGACGCTGAGCTGGAACGAAGGGAAACGCTATACGTTAGGTCTGCCGAAGCTGTCGAAAGTCTGAGAGCCAAGTTGCGAAATCATGGGGCAGCAGCAGAGGCGATCAACCCCCTCGTGGCTGCATACCTGGGCCACAATCAACTTGAACTGAGAACGGCCGAGCTTGGGTATCAAATTATCCGCGCTGGAATGCCGCTCACCCAACCACCAAGCGAGGGAGAAAAAACGGCGTTCGCGCTATGCTATTTTCTCGTAAAACTCAGGGAACAAGACAGAAAAATTTCTGACTCGATCATTGTGCTAGACGATCCAGTATCGAGTTTGGACACTCGCTCTGTTGGTCATGCGCTAAGCTTGATTCAGGCGAATACAGAAACTGCGTCGCAAGTCTTCATTCTCACCCACCATCTGCATTTCATGAACGAAGTCAAAAAGTGGCTAAGGCCAAAGTACAAAAGACAACCTCCTGAAGCCGGATTTTTCTTCATTGAGACCCTGCAGGACCCGACAACAGGCCATCGAAGGTCCCGGTTGCGGAAGCTTCCTAAGCTCCTTCGCTCTGCTGATTCCGAATACTTGTATCTAGTATCGATTGTCCTCGAATATCTAGATTCCGACCCTCGCCACGATTTCCAGTTTCTCTATCTTCTGCCAAATGCGATGAGAAAAGTGTTGGAACTCTTCCTTGAGTTTAAGCTCCCCAAAATGAACTTCACCGACAAAATGTCCCATGAAATTGTCACCGGTAGTGGCTTGAGTAACGCCGAGTTGTCCGCGCTAACACGATTGGTCCATCTTGAGTCTCATTCTGACGACTTAAGCCGACTGATAGAGTGGTCGACGCCTACGATAGAAGAAATTGAGCGTTCCGCCGTCGCATTGATGTTGCTTATTGAGAAACTTGATCCGGATCACTATGCAAGGTTAAACAAATAG
- a CDS encoding DUF3604 domain-containing protein (Derived by automated computational analysis using gene prediction method: Protein Homology.), with amino-acid sequence MRRTFLTVTLLASTSLSTIGHAADTQLLWGDTHLHSSYSTDAFIAGNRTADPDTAYRLAKGEPVVHPFNRVRVQLQRPLDFLVVADHAESLGVIGEIFRTNPEMDEAWFWQRWFTTFALGRLRDTIDKPAHLTGVVSSFAPHVIEPGDTADPVVSGGMQNISVSDVVGIPKDVADAISADMWGRSVAAADAHYEPGVFSPMIGWEWTQTNNGVNLHRVVMSTLNAEQAASIDPVGSGEAPYPHQLWEGLAALQEETGARFMAIPHNSNLSKGYMFSATRLNGEPITAEFARTRAQWEPIVEVTQVKGDSETAPSLSPDDEFAGFEPFNFYLQNKPQGGSFQAAVGDFMRSGLRRGLEIEQEIGVNPYQFGVIGSTDAHTSIASAEEPNFWGKMGKDSIPENKRTEDAIDLDDGYEPGVDTFDGWNYSAQGLAAVWAEENTRESIFEAFTRRETYATTGPRMTLRVFGGWNYDTTAAEATDLAGVGYAGGVPMGGDLSAAPEDAGVQLLIRATKDPMDANLDRVQVIKGWVDADGKSHEQVFDVAWSDDRVPGADGKLPPVGNTVDIQTGAVENSIGAAEFSTVWTDPSFDASERAFYYVRVLQIPTIRHSQLDAVALGQPTPYEGPATIQERAYSSPIWYTP; translated from the coding sequence ATGCGCCGAACATTTTTGACCGTAACCCTGCTTGCGAGCACAAGCCTATCGACCATCGGCCACGCCGCTGATACGCAGCTACTGTGGGGCGACACCCATCTTCACTCGTCTTATTCCACCGATGCCTTTATTGCCGGGAACCGGACTGCCGACCCGGACACGGCTTATCGCCTTGCCAAAGGTGAGCCGGTGGTGCACCCGTTCAACCGAGTGCGGGTCCAGCTGCAACGGCCGCTCGATTTTCTTGTCGTGGCGGACCATGCGGAATCCCTTGGCGTCATTGGCGAAATCTTCCGTACCAATCCTGAGATGGATGAGGCCTGGTTCTGGCAGCGCTGGTTCACGACTTTCGCGCTTGGCCGCCTACGCGACACTATTGATAAACCGGCGCACCTTACCGGTGTGGTCAGCAGTTTCGCGCCGCATGTGATCGAGCCCGGCGACACGGCAGACCCAGTCGTCTCCGGCGGCATGCAAAACATCTCCGTGAGCGATGTGGTCGGCATCCCGAAAGATGTGGCCGACGCCATCAGCGCGGACATGTGGGGCCGCTCTGTTGCCGCTGCCGACGCGCATTATGAGCCCGGCGTCTTCTCACCCATGATCGGATGGGAATGGACCCAGACGAATAATGGGGTGAACCTCCACCGCGTCGTCATGTCGACTTTGAACGCAGAGCAGGCCGCGAGTATTGATCCGGTGGGCTCCGGCGAAGCGCCCTACCCGCATCAGCTTTGGGAAGGCCTTGCCGCGCTGCAGGAAGAGACCGGCGCGCGCTTTATGGCGATCCCGCATAATTCCAATCTCTCCAAGGGCTACATGTTCAGCGCCACGCGCTTGAATGGCGAACCCATCACAGCAGAGTTCGCCCGCACCCGGGCACAGTGGGAGCCGATTGTTGAAGTGACACAGGTGAAGGGCGACTCCGAGACGGCGCCTTCTTTGTCGCCGGATGATGAGTTTGCAGGCTTCGAGCCGTTCAACTTCTATCTGCAGAACAAACCGCAGGGCGGCAGTTTCCAGGCAGCGGTTGGTGACTTCATGCGATCCGGTCTGCGGCGCGGCCTCGAGATTGAACAGGAAATCGGGGTGAACCCGTACCAGTTTGGGGTGATTGGCTCGACGGACGCGCATACGAGTATTGCGTCTGCGGAAGAACCCAATTTTTGGGGCAAGATGGGGAAAGACTCCATCCCGGAAAACAAGCGCACCGAAGACGCGATCGATCTGGACGATGGCTATGAGCCAGGCGTCGATACGTTTGACGGCTGGAACTATTCCGCGCAGGGCTTGGCCGCTGTCTGGGCGGAAGAGAACACACGCGAGAGCATTTTCGAAGCCTTCACGCGCCGGGAGACTTATGCGACCACCGGCCCGCGCATGACGCTACGTGTGTTTGGCGGCTGGAACTATGACACAACTGCTGCCGAAGCCACGGACCTTGCAGGTGTCGGCTATGCGGGCGGTGTACCTATGGGCGGTGACCTGAGTGCCGCGCCCGAAGACGCAGGCGTTCAGCTTCTCATCCGGGCCACCAAGGACCCGATGGACGCAAACCTTGACCGGGTGCAGGTGATCAAAGGCTGGGTGGACGCGGACGGCAAATCACATGAGCAGGTGTTTGATGTGGCCTGGTCCGATGATCGGGTGCCGGGCGCCGACGGCAAGCTGCCGCCGGTCGGAAACACGGTCGACATTCAGACGGGTGCAGTTGAAAACTCTATCGGGGCGGCGGAATTCTCCACCGTGTGGACGGACCCCAGTTTCGATGCGAGTGAACGGGCGTTCTATTATGTGCGGGTGCTGCAAATCCCGACCATCCGGCATTCGCAATTAGATGCCGTCGCGCTCGGGCAACCAACGCCCTACGAAGGCCCGGCCACGATCCAGGAACGCGCTTATTCATCGCCGATCTGGTACACGCCTTGA
- a CDS encoding dihydrofolate reductase family protein (Derived by automated computational analysis using gene prediction method: Protein Homology. GO_function: GO:0008703 - 5-amino-6-(5-phosphoribosylamino)uracil reductase activity [Evidence IEA]), with product MASSTLTEPSWQNTTALSGDVASQVAALKQQDGPLLQVHGSGHLIQTLLKHDLIDEFRLWTFPVVVGSGKKLFAAGTIPSSLELAKSEATGNGAVMSIYRR from the coding sequence GTGGCGTCTTCCACGCTAACCGAGCCGTCGTGGCAGAACACGACCGCGCTCTCTGGCGATGTGGCCAGCCAAGTTGCCGCGCTCAAACAGCAGGACGGTCCTCTGCTGCAGGTGCATGGCAGCGGCCATCTCATCCAAACGCTGTTGAAACACGACCTGATTGATGAGTTTCGGCTCTGGACCTTTCCGGTCGTCGTCGGGTCTGGCAAGAAATTGTTTGCTGCGGGGACGATCCCCTCTTCCCTGGAGCTTGCGAAATCAGAAGCGACCGGCAACGGGGCTGTCATGTCGATCTACCGCCGGTAG
- a CDS encoding hypothetical protein (Derived by automated computational analysis using gene prediction method: GeneMarkS-2+.) encodes MRELAILTFLSLDGVMQGPSSPEEDPSGGFTAGGWAQPCWEGVMEQVGREAMAEPYDMLFGRKTYEMFAGHWPEADPEDPAAVRMNAAA; translated from the coding sequence ATGAGAGAGCTTGCGATCCTCACCTTCCTTAGTCTTGATGGTGTCATGCAGGGGCCGTCATCGCCAGAAGAAGACCCATCCGGCGGGTTCACCGCAGGTGGGTGGGCTCAGCCCTGCTGGGAAGGTGTGATGGAACAGGTCGGTCGTGAAGCCATGGCCGAGCCTTATGACATGCTGTTTGGGCGCAAGACGTATGAGATGTTCGCAGGCCATTGGCCGGAGGCTGATCCGGAGGACCCTGCAGCGGTGCGCATGAACGCTGCCGCATAA